ATTTTCTGTAGATTTTCTATCTATTACAAACATAGTTTCACCACAAAAAGATCCACTAATTAATTGATTTGTTATAAAATATTCTATTTTATTAAGAAGTTTTTCTTTTAAATAATCTTTAAACTCTTTAGTTGTAACAGTTTGGATATTTGGAATAGATAAAGTAGCTTCTTTATTAATAATATCTGCAATTGCAGCTGTAGCAGCTCCATAAGAAATATTCATTAGCTCTTGTAAACAATCTTTTTCATTCTCATTAAATTGTGCATATTCAGACATTATATTAACCCTAATTTTTTTAACATTGCTTCTAAGTTCGCATTATTTACAGGTTTTTTAATAAACCCTATTGCTCCATTTTGTTTTGATTTTTCCATTGAAGTCTCTTGAATATCAGCACTTATTATAATAATTTTTGCATCATTATCAAAACTTCTAATATTTAATGTTGCTTCAAAGCCATCCATAATAGGCATTGTTAAATCCATTAAACAAAGATTTGGTTGATGTTCTTTATATAAATCAACAGCTTCTTGTCCATTTTCAGCTTGTATGATTTCATCATCTTCATTAATTAAACTTTGTAATGATTTTATTGTCATTTTTCTTGCCATTTTAGAATCATCTACAACCAAATATTTCATATGTAATCTCCAAAAAAATAAAAAGATAATTTATTAATTATCTATTATAGTATTTTTAATTTATAATTATTTTAAGTGCTTCAATTATAGTTTTAGTTTCAAGATTTTTAATTTTTTCTTCTAAACTTTCTACTGTCTCATTTTTATCTACTTCTACTTGAGCTTGTAAAATAAACTTACCTTCATCATAATTTTCATTTACAAAATGAACTGTACATCCAGACTCTTTTTCACCAGCTTCTATTACTGCTTTATGTACATTTGTTCCATACATACCTTTTCCACCAAATTTTGGAAGAAGTGCTGGATGAGAGTT
This sequence is a window from Halarcobacter bivalviorum. Protein-coding genes within it:
- a CDS encoding response regulator; the protein is MKYLVVDDSKMARKMTIKSLQSLINEDDEIIQAENGQEAVDLYKEHQPNLCLMDLTMPIMDGFEATLNIRSFDNDAKIIIISADIQETSMEKSKQNGAIGFIKKPVNNANLEAMLKKLGLI